One window of the Gemmatimonadales bacterium genome contains the following:
- a CDS encoding AtpZ/AtpI family protein → MSAPDDPLASRIARRARRRQRARRHRERGTWFGLGMYGMVGWSIALPTVLGVALGVWIDARWPSRYSWTLMLLVAGLVIGCWNAWYWVSLEQRAIQSKDEGSDPGGTND, encoded by the coding sequence GTGTCGGCGCCCGATGATCCGCTGGCGAGCCGCATTGCCCGCCGCGCCCGACGCCGTCAGCGTGCTCGCCGCCATCGGGAGCGCGGCACCTGGTTCGGGCTTGGCATGTACGGTATGGTCGGCTGGTCGATCGCGCTGCCCACCGTTCTGGGTGTTGCGCTTGGCGTATGGATCGATGCCCGCTGGCCGAGCCGGTACTCCTGGACGCTGATGCTGCTGGTGGCTGGCCTGGTAATCGGGTGCTGGAACGCCTGGTACTGGGTCTCGCTCGAGCAACGTGCGATTCAGTCGAAGGACGAGGGCAGCGATCCGGGCGGAACCAATGACTGA
- a CDS encoding F0F1 ATP synthase subunit epsilon yields MRLKILLATEVLTDETVEKVTADGLHGSFTLLPRHTDVLAALVPGLVSYLLPGGEERFAAVDGGLMVKRGALVTVSTPRGVLGDDPDRLHVLVEEEFRAVDERTRQARSAVARLEADFIRRLMELEDRVGAR; encoded by the coding sequence ATGCGATTGAAGATCCTGCTGGCAACCGAGGTGCTGACTGACGAGACGGTCGAGAAGGTTACAGCCGACGGGTTGCACGGGAGCTTTACGCTGCTGCCGCGGCACACGGACGTTCTGGCTGCCCTTGTGCCCGGCCTGGTATCCTACCTGTTGCCAGGCGGGGAGGAACGGTTTGCGGCGGTCGACGGCGGTCTGATGGTAAAGCGCGGTGCCCTGGTAACGGTGTCCACCCCGCGGGGGGTTCTCGGCGACGATCCGGATCGATTACACGTTCTGGTCGAGGAAGAGTTTCGGGCGGTCGACGAGCGGACCCGTCAGGCGCGCAGCGCCGTCGCTCGCCTCGAAGCGGACTTCATCCGCCGTTTGATGGAGTTGGAGGATCGTGTCGGCGCCCGATGA
- the atpD gene encoding F0F1 ATP synthase subunit beta, whose translation MVGRGGRFAGSTGRTAAVRGNVVDAWFPGSLPAMHSRLEAGADGGVVLEVFSHLDEHTVRAVALTPTWGLARGVPVIDTGRQFDVPVGSALLGRMLNVLGETVDGGAALPDAERRPILQKPVPLTAHATTAEVMVTGIKAIDLLSPMERGGKTGLFGGAGVGKTVVITELIHNMVGQYEGVSIFCGIGERCREAEELYREMNQAGVLKNTVMVFGQMNEPPGARLRAGHAALSIAEHFRDRERRDVLLLIDNVFRFVQAGAEVSGLLGRIPSRVGYQPTLATELAELQERISNTENGAITSVQAVYVPADDFTDPAAVHTFAHLSASVVLSRRRASEGLYPAVDPLQSSSSILRPTTVGTRHYEVAREVRRTLAIYEDLKDIIAMLGLEELSAEDRRIVQRARRLERFLTQPFHTTEQFTGMAGKAVSLNDTLDGCERILGDEFADLPERALYMIGPISDAAGR comes from the coding sequence ATGGTGGGTCGAGGGGGGCGGTTCGCAGGGAGTACCGGTCGTACGGCCGCAGTTCGTGGCAACGTTGTCGATGCCTGGTTCCCCGGTTCGCTTCCGGCCATGCACAGCCGGCTCGAGGCAGGAGCGGACGGCGGCGTGGTTCTCGAAGTCTTCAGTCACTTGGATGAGCATACCGTTCGGGCCGTTGCCCTGACCCCGACGTGGGGCCTGGCGCGCGGTGTGCCTGTCATCGATACCGGTCGGCAGTTCGACGTACCGGTCGGCTCCGCGCTCTTGGGCCGAATGCTCAACGTGCTCGGCGAGACGGTCGACGGCGGTGCCGCGCTCCCGGATGCTGAGAGGCGTCCAATCCTGCAAAAACCCGTCCCACTCACTGCGCATGCGACGACGGCCGAAGTCATGGTTACCGGCATCAAGGCCATCGACCTGCTGTCCCCGATGGAACGTGGCGGAAAGACCGGGTTGTTTGGCGGTGCCGGCGTTGGCAAGACGGTCGTTATCACGGAACTGATCCACAACATGGTCGGGCAGTACGAAGGTGTCAGCATCTTCTGCGGAATCGGGGAGCGTTGCCGGGAAGCAGAGGAGCTGTACCGGGAGATGAACCAAGCGGGCGTGCTGAAGAACACAGTGATGGTGTTCGGGCAGATGAATGAGCCGCCAGGCGCCCGTCTTCGGGCCGGTCATGCCGCACTTTCCATTGCCGAGCACTTCCGCGATCGTGAGCGACGGGATGTGCTGCTGCTGATCGACAACGTCTTCCGGTTTGTGCAGGCCGGTGCGGAGGTGTCGGGCCTGTTGGGGCGCATTCCGTCACGGGTTGGCTATCAACCCACGCTGGCAACGGAGCTGGCGGAACTGCAGGAACGAATCAGCAATACGGAGAATGGAGCGATCACGTCGGTTCAGGCTGTCTACGTCCCTGCTGACGATTTCACTGATCCCGCCGCGGTACACACCTTTGCCCATTTGTCTGCGTCGGTGGTGCTGTCTCGGCGGCGGGCCAGCGAGGGACTCTACCCTGCCGTCGATCCGCTGCAGTCGTCCTCGAGCATCTTGCGACCGACGACGGTGGGTACTCGGCACTACGAAGTTGCTCGTGAGGTTCGTCGCACGCTGGCAATCTATGAAGACCTCAAGGACATCATTGCGATGCTTGGCCTGGAAGAGCTGTCGGCTGAGGATCGCCGCATCGTGCAGCGGGCACGCCGTCTGGAGCGGTTTCTGACCCAGCCCTTCCATACCACCGAGCAGTTCACCGGGATGGCAGGGAAGGCGGTCAGCCTGAATGACACGCTCGACGGCTGCGAGCGGATCCTCGGAGACGAGTTCGCCGACCTGCCAGAGCGGGCCCTCTACATGATCGGCCCGATCTCCGACGCGGCCGGGCGGTAG
- a CDS encoding nuclear transport factor 2 family protein codes for MTRADLEAMFRAIDATDWDALPPFFHPEMTYDRPGFPLLNGREAVLDFYRRIRAIRGEHRFEAFVIEGDAGASWGRFVGARTDGTPVDIAFADCYRFKDGAIWRRQSYFYVPLV; via the coding sequence ATGACACGAGCTGACTTGGAAGCGATGTTCCGCGCCATCGATGCGACAGACTGGGACGCGCTGCCCCCGTTCTTTCATCCGGAAATGACGTACGATCGCCCCGGGTTTCCGTTGCTGAACGGCCGAGAGGCCGTGCTCGATTTCTACCGGCGGATCAGAGCCATCCGCGGTGAGCATCGCTTCGAGGCCTTTGTCATCGAGGGCGATGCAGGTGCTTCCTGGGGTCGTTTCGTCGGCGCCAGGACGGACGGCACGCCGGTGGATATCGCCTTTGCCGACTGCTACCGCTTCAAGGATGGCGCGATCTGGCGGCGCCAGTCGTATTTCTACGTGCCGCTGGTATAA
- a CDS encoding TetR family transcriptional regulator: MTKPAPAPRIGSDPVEAMLDAAGRLFRRKGYSATTIRDIAEAASVWPGSLHYRFRTKEAVLLALMERGIAIMESGFREAMATTDDPIAAIRQALRAHIARLVGNDHGTYVLLYETRQLEGEARERMTRLRDRYDALWDGLIRRALETDQLRSGLDVRLTRLFILGAVNWVPQWYSASGSLSPAEIADAFADRVLDGILRPKP; encoded by the coding sequence ATGACCAAACCCGCCCCGGCACCCCGCATAGGATCTGATCCGGTCGAAGCTATGCTCGATGCGGCGGGACGTCTGTTCCGCCGCAAGGGCTACTCCGCGACCACGATCCGCGACATCGCGGAAGCGGCGAGTGTCTGGCCCGGCAGCCTTCACTATCGCTTCCGGACTAAGGAGGCTGTGCTGCTTGCGCTGATGGAGCGCGGCATTGCCATCATGGAGTCCGGGTTTCGTGAAGCTATGGCGACGACGGACGATCCGATTGCAGCCATTCGCCAGGCGCTTCGTGCCCACATCGCGCGGCTGGTTGGCAATGATCACGGCACCTACGTGCTGCTCTACGAGACCCGGCAGCTCGAGGGTGAGGCCCGGGAGCGGATGACGCGCCTGCGTGACCGCTACGATGCGCTGTGGGACGGTCTGATCCGTCGCGCGCTCGAAACCGATCAGCTGAGATCTGGCCTCGACGTGCGGCTGACCCGACTGTTCATTCTTGGCGCGGTCAACTGGGTGCCTCAATGGTACTCCGCATCGGGCTCGCTGAGCCCGGCGGAAATCGCAGATGCGTTCGCGGACCGTGTGCTCGACGGTATTCTGCGGCCCAAGCCCTGA